GAAGAACTGGGTGGcaggtggttagaggaggcaggtagcctagtggttagaggaggcaggtagcctagtggttagaggaggcaggtagcctagtggttagaggaggcaggtagcctagtggttagaggaggcaggtagcctagtggttagaggaggcaggtagcctagtggttagaggaggcaggtagcctagtggttagaggaggcaggtagcctagtggttagaggaggcaggtagcctagtggttagaggaggcaggtagcctagtggctagaggaggcatgtagcctagtggctagaggaggcatgtagcctagtggctagaggaggcaggtagcctagtggctagaggaggcaggtagcctagtggctagaggaggcaggtagcctagtggctagaggaggcaggtagcctagtggctagaggaggcaggtagcctagtggttagaggaggcaggtagcctagtggctagaggaggcaggtagactagtggctagaggcaggtagcctagtggttagagcgttgttctatatgtcgttctacccctgaacaaggcagttaacccactgttccccggtaggccgtcattgtaaatatgaattggttctttatttaactaggcaagtcagttaaggttaaattaaaacgtttaaattaaaaaataaataaagcagGAACAAGCATACACGCAcatactctctctcctgtcatccacCTCTGCATTACAGTATATGCTCTCTGAATCTCTGCCTCTCCCTACCCTCCCgtccatctctcctttctctccctacccctccttctctctctctccatctctcctcctctctgtccctacccctccttctctctctccatctctcctctctgtccctaccccctctctctctccctacccctccttatctctctccatctctctcctcctctttgtccctacctccctctctctcactctaccccctctctctctccctccccctccatctctctcctcctctttgtccctacctccctctctctcactctaccccctctctctctccctccccctccatctctctcctcctctttgtccctacctccctctctctctctctaccccctctctctgtccctacccctccttctctctcctcatctctctccctaccccctctctctcctcttctctctccatacccccctctctctccctaccccctctctctctccctacccccctctctctctccctaccccctctctctccctacccccctctctctccctacccacctctctctccctaccccctctctatcctcttctctctcattactccccctctctatcctcttctctctccctacccacctctctcattacccccctctctatcctcttctctctccctacccacctctctctctctctacccctctctctctactctctctccctaccccctctctctctccctacccccatctctctctctccctacccccctctctcctcccccccctctctctccctacccctctctctctctctccccctaccccctctctctctctctctctctctctctctctacccctctcctctctctctctacccatctctctcccaaccccctctctctctccctaccccctctatctctccctactcacttctctctctccctacccccatctctctctctccctaccccccctctctctccctacccccctctctctccctaccccctctctctctctccccctacccctccctctctctctctctccctacccctctcctctctctctctctacccatctctccctacccacctctctctccctacccatctctctctccttttctctctcattacccacctctctctctccccaccccctctctctctccctaccctccctctctctccctacccctccttctctctctccatctctcctcctctctccctaccccccctctctctctctctttctttaactccCTCCCCCCCCTGTCCTCCAGGTGGGCCGGGCTCAGGGAAGGCTGTGCAGtgtgagaggatggaggagaggttcgGGCTGCGTCGTCTGTCTCCTGGTGACATCCTGTGTTCTGAACTACAATCTCATAGTGAGAGAGGACGTTACCTACAAGACCTGCTGGAGAGGGGGCAGATTCTACCtgaggtaacacacagacagacacagaggaccgacagacacacacacctcacttctAAAAATGTCCTTACTTCAAAAGTGTGTGTTTTAAGGTCTAGTAGTACAAAACAAAGCCATGTCCAAAAACTTGCAGCatttctcagacagacagagatcagtGTATGTAAGATAGAGCTGCTGCTTCTCTCACCACTGACCCTGGGGGAACCTTTAACAGAACCTTTAACATCACTgaccctggggtgggggggggggacagaaccTTTAACATCACTGACCCTGGTGGGGGGGACAGAACCTTTAACATCACTGACCCTGGGGGAGGGGGGTACAGAACCTTTAACATTACTGACCCTGGTGGGGGACGGGGACAGAGCCTTTAACATTACTGACCCTAGGCCTCTGGAGGAGGGGGGGACAGAACCTTTAACATCACTGACCCTGGGcccctggggggagggggggacagaacctttaacatcactgaccctgggcccctgggggagggggggcgCAGAACCTTCAACATCACTGACCCTGGGCCCCttgggggagagacagaaccttcaacatcactgaccctggggggggggAGATAGAACCTTCAACATCACTGACCCTGGGGAGATAGAACCTTCAACATCACTGACCCTGGGCCCCTTGGGGGGAGATAGAACCTTCAACATCACTGACCCTGGGGGGGAGATAGAACCTTCAACATCACTGACCCTGGGGGGGGAGATAGAACCTTCAACATCACTGACCCTGGGCCCCTTGGGGGGGAGATAGAACCTTCAACATCACTGACCCTGGGGGGGGAGATAGAACCTTCAACATCACTGACCCTGGGCCCCTTGGGGGAGATAGAACCTTCAACATCACTGACCCTGGGGGGGAGATAGAACCTTCAACATCACTGACCCTGGGGGGGAGATAGAACCTTCAACATCACTGACCCTTGGGGGGAGATAGAACCTTCAACATCACTGACCCTTGGGGGGGAGATAGAACCTTCAACATCACTGACCCTGGGGGGAGATAGAACCTTCAACATCACTGACCCTGGGCCCCTTGGGGGGAGATAGAACCTTCAACATCactgaccctggggggggggAGATAGAACCTTCAACATCACTGACCCTGGGCCCCTTGGGGGGGGAGATAGAACCTTCAACATCACTGACCCTGGGGGGGAGATAGAACCTTCAACATCACTGACCCTGGGGGGGGGAGATAGAACCTTCAACATCACTGACCCTGGGGGGGGGAGATAGAACCTTCAACATCACTGACCCTGGGCCCCTGGGGGGGAGATAGAACCTTCAACATCACTGACCCTGGGGGAGATAGAACCTTCAACATCACTGACCCTGGGGGAGATAGAACCTTCAACATCACTGACCCTGGGGGGGGGAGATAGAACCTTCAACATCACTGACCCTGGGGGGGATAGAACCTTCAACATCactgaccctgggggggggggggagatagaaccttcaacatcactgaccctgggcccctgggggggagagacaggtTCTGTCTCAGAagactgtggtggtctgttaagCACTCtggtgtctgtatctgtgtgttcgTGCAGGGTCACAAGCAATGCATTACTCCAGGGTTAAGGATACTGTACCATGACAAGGTCACAAGCAGTAGACTAACACACTAGGGTCttgggctcacacacacacacgggtgtaGAGACACAGTGAAAACTACAGCTATACTCAGTTCAGCTCTACCGTGATCAACTCTACCATGCTCAGCTCTACCATGCTCAGCTCTACCATGCTCAGCTCTACCATCCTCTGCTCTACCATCCTCTGCTCTACCATGCTCTGCTCTACCATGCTCTGCTCTACCACGATCAGCTCTACCATGCTCAGCTATACCATGCTCAGCTCTAACATGCTCAGCTCTACCATGCTCAGCTCTAACATGCTCTGCTCTACCACGATCAGCTCTACCACGCTCAGCTCTACCATGCTCAGCTCTACCATGCTCTGCTCTACCATGCTCAGCTCTACCATGCTCTGCTCTACCACGATCAGCTCTACCATGCTCAGCTCTACCATGCTCTGCTCTACCACGATCAGCTCTAACATGCTCAGCTCTAGCTCTACCACAAAGGGCTGTATTGTTGTCATGGTGCTGGATGAGAAATTctaagatgttgacatgatcaaaGGGTACAGTATAGTTGCCGAGCAATGCAGCTGTAAAGGATAACTATGGGAACTACTTTCAATATCAGGCATCTGACTGTTGGTGTTTGTTTGTGCCGCAGGACACGATGCTGGAGCTGCTATGTGAGTGTGTGACGTTATCTCTGCGGCACGGGAGGGGCGTACTCGTAACCAACTTCCCCCGAGACCTACGACAAGCTCTGGAGTATGAAGCTAAGGTacagagagatgatgggggaaggagaggagaggagatgagggagaggaggggagaatgagaggaggggaggggaggggatgggggaaggagaggagaggagggagggagggaggagggagggagggagggagggagggagggagggagggagggagggagggagggagggagggagggagggagggagggagggagggagggagggagggagggatcaagGGCAGGTtactggatggagggagggagggagaggctgagttgaggggaggaggagagaacattATAGAAAGAAGCATCATATTGAATCTTGGCTACGTGAAagggactccaaaatgacacaataactatgaggttaaagtgcagagcTTCCTGACTAGGTGGCCCCGTTCCCCTTTCTATTCTCATCTACAATGAAagggactccaaaatgacacaatacgttatttattcatttctattgggcacaaaatcacaaccaaaacaaacagcaaatgcaccCAACAGatgtgtagagtcacaagcttgatgtcgtcattgcgtgctaggaatactAGACTTgagactactttaatacacattcATTTAGTtcatttgtcccaatactttgggTCTCCTAGAATGGGGGTACTTAGTATAAAAAGTGCTGTCATTTATAAACGCCTGATAGTCATGCTGGAGGACAGAGCCAAGACAACTAAACGTGTcaactgtcccaatactttgggAGCTCACagttgttctttctctctctctgtctctgtctctctctctgtctctctctctctctctctctctctctctctctctctctctctctctctctctctctctctctctctctctgtctgtctgtctgtctgtgtctctctctctctctctcagatgggGGAGCCCAGTGCTGTGGTGCTGTTGGACTGTTCCCCTGACACTATGTTCTCCAGGCTacagtgtcctgtcctgtcccgctCCGCCCCCCAAGCCACAGGCAGccaccaagagagagacagacacaacagCAGGAGGGTAGAGGGATTCAACAGCAACTGCCAACCTGTGACATCACACTACCAACCCAAGAGGCTCCTACACAAGGTGAGTCAGGTGCTACGGTCTGGTTCTCTACCCTTTATCCGAAAGTGtacacttgttcacttcccttcactgACTTCAAAGGAAATAAGAAACATGATGGAATCtccctctctacacacacctccaatacttttagatttgtgaGTGAGGGAGTGGTGTGCGTTAGTGTGTGAGATAATGGGTGAGGTAGTGGGTGAGGGAGTGGGGTGAGGTAGTGGGTGAGGTAGTGGTGTGAGGGAGTGTTGTGAGGTAGTGGGTGAGGTAGTGGGTGAGGGagtggtgtgaggtagtgtgtgagataatgggtgaggtagtgggtgagggagtggtgtgaggtagtgtgtgagaTAATGGGTGAGGTAGTGGGTGATGGAGTGGTGTGAGGTAGTGGGTGAGGTAGTGGGTGAGGTagtggtgtgaggtagtgtgtgagataatgggtgaggtagtgtgtgagggagtggtgtgaggtagtgggtgaggtagtgggtgaggtagtggtgtgaggtagtgtgtgagaTAGTGTGTGAGATAATGGGTGAGGGAGTGGTGTGAGGTAGTGGGTGAGGTAGTGGTGTGAGGTAGTGGTGTGAGATAATGGGTGAGGTAGTGGGTGGGGTagtggtgtgaggtagtgtgtgagaTAATGGGTGAGGTagtggtgtgaggtagtgtgtgaggTAGTGGGTGAGGGAGTAGGTGAGGGAGTGGGTGAGGTAGTGGAGTGAGGTAGTGGTGTGAGGGAGTCGGTGAGGTAGTGGGTGAGGGAGTGGTATGAGGGAGTGGGTGAGGGAGTGGTGTGAGGTAGTGGGTGAGGGAGTGGGGTGAGGTAGTGGGTGAGGTAGTGGTGTGAGGGAGTGTTGTGAGGTAGTGGGTGAGGTAGTGGGTGAGGTagtggtgtgaggtagtgtgtgagataatgggtgaggtagtgtgtgagggagtggtgtgaggtagtgggtgaggtagtgggtgaggtagtggtgtgaggtagtgtgtgagataatgggtgaggtagtgtgtgagggagtggtgtgaggtagtgggtgagggagtggtgtgaggtagtgggtgaggtagtggtgtgaggtagtgtgtgagaTAATGGGTGAGGTAGTGGGTGAGGGAGTGGTGTGAGGTAGTGGGTGAGGTAGTGGTGTGAGATAATGGGTGAGGTAGTGGGTGGGGTagtggtgtgaggtagtgtgtgagaTAATGGGTGAGGTAGTGGGTGAGGGAGTGGTGTGAGGTAGTGGGTGAGGTAGTGGGTGAGGTAGTGGTGTGAGGTAGTGGTGTGAGATAATGGGTGAGGTAGTGGGTGGGGTagtggtgtgaggtagtgtgtgagaTAATGGGTGAGGTagtggtgtgaggtagtgtgtgaggTAGTGGGTGAGGGAGTAGGTGAGGGAGTGGGTGAGGTAGTGGAGTGAGGTAGTGGTTTGAGGGAGTCGGTGAGGTAGTGGGTGAGGGAGTGGTGTGAGGGAGTGGGTGAGGGAGTGGTGTGAGATAGTGGGTGAGATAGTGGGTGAGGGAGTGGTGTGAGGTAGTGGGTGAGGGAGTGGGTGATGGAGTGGTGTGAGGTAGTGGGTGAGGTAGTGGTGTGAGGTAGTGGTGTGAGATAATGGGTGAGGTAGtgggtgtggtagtggtgtgaggtagtgtgtgagaTAATGGGTGAGGTagtggtgtgaggtagtgtgtgagaTAATGGGTGGGGTAGTGGGTGgggtagtggtgtgataatgggTGAGGTAGTGGGTGAGGAAGTGTGTGGGGTAGTGGTGTGAGGTAATGGGTGAGGTAGTGTGTGAGATAATGGGTGAGGTAGTGGGTGAGGAAGTGTGTGGGGTagtggtgtgaggtagtgtgtggggtagtggtgtgaggtagtgtgtgagaTAATGGGTGAGGAAGTGGTGTGAGATAGtgttgtgaggtagtgtgtgagaTAATGGGTGAGGTAGTGGGTGAGGAAGTGTGTGGGGTagtggtgtgaggtagtgtgtgagaTAATGGGTGAGGCAGTGGGTGAGGAAGTGGTGTGAGATAGtgttgtgaggtagtgtgtgagaTAATGGGTAAGGTAGTGGGTGGGGTagtggtgtgaggtagtgtgtgagaTAATGGGTGAGGTAGTGGGTGAGGAAGTGTGTGGAGTAGtggtgtgagtgagtgggtgaggtAGTGGGTGAGGTAGTGGGTGAGGTAGTGGGTGAGGTAATGTGTGGGGTAGTGGTGTGAGGTAGTGGTGTGAGATAATGGGTGAGGTAGTGGGTGAGGAagtgtgtgaggtagtgtgtgagaTAATGGGTGAGGTAGTGGGTGGGGTAATGTGTGGGGTAGTGGTGTGAGATAATGGGTGAGGTAGTGGGTGGGGTAATGTGTGGGGTagtgtgtgaggtagtgtgtggggtagtggtgtgaggtagtgtgtgagataatgggtgaggtagtgtgtgaggtagtggtgtgaggtagtgtgagAGATAATGGGTGAGGTAGTGGGTGAGGTagtggtgtgaggtagtgtgtgagaCAATGGGTGAGGTAGTGTGTGGGGTagtggtgtgaggtagtgtgtgaggTAGTGGTGTGAGATAATGGGTAAGGTAGTGTGTGGGGTagtgtgtgaggtagtgtgtgagaTAATGGGTGGGGTAGTGGGTGGGGTAGTAAACAAATGTACACTTCAAGAGAAAGGAGGTATCGCAAAACGAACACATCAACACTCAAAacgtgaccagacggaagccactcctcagtaaaaggcacatgacagcccgcttggagtttgccaaaaggcacctaaagactctcagaccatgagatacaagattctctggcctgatgaaaccaagattgaactctttgccctaaatgccaagcgtcacgtctggaggaaacctggcaccgtctctacagtgaagcatggtggtggcagcatcatgctgtggagatgtttttcagctgcagggactgggagactagtcaggattgagggaaagatgaacggaacaaagaacagagagatcctttaggaaaacctgctccaaagtgctcaggacctcagactggggtgaaggtttaccttccaacaggacaacgaccctaagcacacagccaagacaacgcaggagtggcttatggacaagtctctgaatgtccttgagtggcccagccagagcccgaacttgaacacAATCtatcatctctggagagatcatctctggagagacctgaaaatagctgtgcaacgatgctccccatccaacctgacagagcttaagaagatctgcagagaagaatgggagaaactccccaaatacaggtgtgccaggcttgtagcgtcataccc
Above is a genomic segment from Oncorhynchus masou masou isolate Uvic2021 unplaced genomic scaffold, UVic_Omas_1.1 unplaced_scaffold_4895, whole genome shotgun sequence containing:
- the LOC135535632 gene encoding adenylate kinase isoenzyme 5-like — translated: MEERFGLRRLSPGDILCSELQSHSERGRYLQDLLERGQILPEDTMLELLCECVTLSLRHGRGVLVTNFPRDLRQALEYEAKMGEPSAVVLLDCSPDTMFSRLQCPVLSRSAPQATGSHQERDRHNSRRVEGFNSNCQPVTSHYQPKRLLHKIDAERSPEEVFAQICQAMDSC